A single genomic interval of Gossypium raimondii isolate GPD5lz chromosome 11, ASM2569854v1, whole genome shotgun sequence harbors:
- the LOC105803181 gene encoding pentatricopeptide repeat-containing protein At1g06140, mitochondrial, translating to MSSQNHTKTLLFSLFPFTKTLTLAQQIHARIVLHGFNESVVLGSRLTDAYIHLGSLLFSQKTFDRITSKNLHSWNTIISGYSNKKLFLDVLRLFNRMRREIVGVDSFNLVFAIKACIGLSFLKDGELIHCLAVKFGLAGDPYVAPALCKMYGQLGSLRDARKVFEGFPGRNSVFWGTMMEGYLKFSEELEVFELFRRMKRSDFEFDTFTVEGLVRACGNVLADKEGKMFHGLCIKRNFIGSSLFLQTSLIYMYLKCGLLDLGLKLFEEANERDVVSWSAMISGLAKNGKGSEAIALFRQMLQQPLLTPNSATLASILLACSFGGSLKQGKSVHGYMMRKGVDLDDLNYTAFIDMYAKCGSIAMAQKVFVQMPVKNVVSWSAMINAFGIHGLCSEALACFDQMRSENQVPNSITFVSILSACSHSGKVAEGWKYFKAMTQDYGIAPTEEHYACMVDLLGRAGKIDEALSFIHSMPMGAGASVWGALLDACRLHRRVEVAENVAKKLLRLDANKASVYVLLSNIYADAGRWESVKKIRNKLAIRDCVSVSDLPQLNRGRSCSYVSA from the coding sequence ATGTCTTCACAAAACCACACCAAAACCctccttttctctcttttccctTTCACCAAAACTCTAACTCTCGCCCAACAAATCCATGCCCGTATTGTTCTCCATGGGTTCAATGAATCCGTCGTTTTGGGATCCAGGCTCACCGACGCCTATATCCATTTGGGTTCTCTGCTTTTTTCCCAGAAAACCTTTGATCGCATCACTTCCAAGAATCTCCATTCATGGAACACCATTATCTCTGGGTATTCCAACAAGAAGCTTTTTCTCGATGTTTTACGCCTTTTTAATCGAATGCGAAGGGAGATTGTTGGGGTTGACAGCTTCAATTTAGTTTTTGCAATCAAAGCATGCATTGGACTCTCGTTCCTGAAAGATGGGGAATTGATTCACTGTTTGGCTGTTAAGTTTGGGTTGGCAGGAGACCCGTATGTTGCACCGGCTCTTTGTAAGATGTACGGTCAATTGGGTTCTCTTAGAGATGCTAGGAAGGTGTTCGAGGGTTTTCCTGGGAGGAATTCTGTTTTTTGGGGTACTATGATGGAAGGGTACTTGAAGTTCTCTGAGGAATTGGAAGTCTTTGAACTATTCCGTAGAATGAAGAGATCGGATTTTGAATTTGATACTTTTACGGTGGAAGGGTTGGTTCGAGCTTGCGGAAACGTTTTGGCTGATAAAGAAGGCAAGATGTTTCATGGTTTGTGTATTAAAAGGAACTTCATTGGTTCCAGTCTTTTCTTGCAAACGTcccttatatatatgtatttgaaatgtGGTTTGCTTGATTTGGGGCTGAAATTGTTTGAAGAGGCCAATGAAAGGGATGTGGTTTCGTGGAGTGCGATGATTTCTGGATTGGCCAAAAATGGGAAGGGCTCGGAGGCTATTGCCTTGTTTAGACAGATGTTGCAACAGCCATTATTAACTCCAAACTCAGCTACCTTGGCTAGCATTCTGCTTGCTTGCTCCTTTGGGGGGTCTTTGAAACAAGGAAAGAGTGTTCATGGTTACATGATGAGAAAAGGGGTTGACTTGGATGATCTAAATTACACTGCTTTCATAGACATGTATGCCAAATGTGGTTCTATTGCAATGGCACAAAAAGTTTTTGTTCAGATGCCAGTGAAGAATGTTGTTTCTTGGAGTGCAATGATTAATGCTTTTGGAATTCATGGTTTATGCTCAGAAGCTTTGGCTTGTTTCGATCAAATGAGATCAGAAAACCAAGTACCTAATTCCATAACATTCGTTTCGATTCTGTCAGCTTGTAGTCATTCAGGAAAGGTTGCAGAAGGATGGAAATATTTTAAAGCAATGACTCAAGATTACGGGATTGCTCCAACTGAGGAACATTATGCATGTATGGTAGATTTATTAGGAAGGGCAGGGAAAATTGATGAAGCTTTATCCTTCATCCACAGCATGCCTATGGGAGCAGGTGCTAGTGTTTGGGGGGCTTTGTTGGATGCATGTAGATTGCACAGAAGGGTTGAAGTAGCTGAAAATGTAGCTAAGAAGCTCCTTCGTTTGGATGCCAATAAGGCTTCTGTTTATGTTTTGCTTTCCAACATCTATGCTGATGCTGGCAGGTGGGAATCggtgaagaaaataagaaataaattggCAATAAGAGACTGTGTAAGTGTGTCGGATTTACCGCAATTGAATCGGGGAAGAAGTTGCTCGTACGTTAGTGCCTAG
- the LOC105803177 gene encoding zinc finger protein KNUCKLES isoform X2 — protein METNHQHEDSKSSSEESDRSEQSNDDVGSGRSYECVFCKRGFTTAQALGGHMNIHRKDRAKSSRPNSVPIVSGKVDDENYASLRSSSSYLPIIQSYQPHYVSYQAFFPASSGWDFRPPHPPHGDELFVNNSSRYLNPFREEDWPRNLNLRIGPSHVDENKKIDHGSSQDDELDLELRLVQ, from the exons ATGGAAACCAACCATCAGCATGAAGATTCCAAGAGCTCGAGCGAAGAATCCGATCGGTCGGAGCAAAGCAACGATGATGTGGGCAGTGGCCGGTCCTACGAGTGCGTATTTTGCAAGAGAGGGTTCACGACAGCACAAGCCTTGGGAGGGCATATGAATATTCACAGAAAAGATAGAGCCAAGAGCAGTAGGCCTAACTCAGTTCCTATAGTTTCGGGCAAAGTGGATGATGAGAATTATGCAAGCCTTAGATCGTCTTCTTCATACCTGCCAATAATCCAAAGCTATCAGCCGCATTACGTAAGTTATCAAGCTTTTTTCCCAGCTTCATCAGGTTGGGATTTCAGACCCCCCCACCCACCCCACGGGGACGAATTATTTGTGAACAATTCTTCACGGTATCTAAATCCGTTTAGAGAGGAGGATTGGCCTAGGAATCTAAACTTGCGAATCGGTCCATCCCATGTTGATGAAAACAAGAAGATTGATCATGGAAGTAGTCAAGATGATGAATTGGATTTGGAGCTTCGATTAG TACAATAG
- the LOC105803178 gene encoding uncharacterized protein LOC105803178, whose translation MAFSNRKNLFRTLLVLSLLVAWIQVGAMRPLDGELVVQSLPRGPVTPSGPNPCTNIPGRGGGVCKLGVINVAGNVMHSPAVFPGVVAEFGVASTAKRSHDEDMSS comes from the coding sequence ATGGCATTCTCCAATAGGAAAAACCTATTCAGAACTCTATTGGTTTTGTCGTTATTAGTAGCTTGGATTCAAGTTGGAGCAATGAGGCCACTGGATGGGGAGCTTGTGGTTCAATCACTCCCTCGAGGACCGGTGACACCATCGGGTCCCAATCCATGCACCAACATCCCTGGAAGAGGAGGTGGCGTCTGCAAGCTGGGTGTCATTAACGTAGCCGGTAATGTTATGCACTCTCCTGCTGTATTTCCCGGCGTTGTGGCTGAGTTTGGGGTGGCTTCCACTGCCAAGAGGTCTCATGATGAAGACATGAGCTCTTAA
- the LOC105803177 gene encoding zinc finger protein KNUCKLES isoform X1 has product METNHQHEDSKSSSEESDRSEQSNDDVGSGRSYECVFCKRGFTTAQALGGHMNIHRKDRAKSSRPNSVPIVSGKVDDENYASLRSSSSYLPIIQSYQPHYVSYQAFFPASSGWDFRPPHPPHGDELFVNNSSRYLNPFREEDWPRNLNLRIGPSHVDENKKIDHGSSQDDELDLELRLGHDP; this is encoded by the coding sequence ATGGAAACCAACCATCAGCATGAAGATTCCAAGAGCTCGAGCGAAGAATCCGATCGGTCGGAGCAAAGCAACGATGATGTGGGCAGTGGCCGGTCCTACGAGTGCGTATTTTGCAAGAGAGGGTTCACGACAGCACAAGCCTTGGGAGGGCATATGAATATTCACAGAAAAGATAGAGCCAAGAGCAGTAGGCCTAACTCAGTTCCTATAGTTTCGGGCAAAGTGGATGATGAGAATTATGCAAGCCTTAGATCGTCTTCTTCATACCTGCCAATAATCCAAAGCTATCAGCCGCATTACGTAAGTTATCAAGCTTTTTTCCCAGCTTCATCAGGTTGGGATTTCAGACCCCCCCACCCACCCCACGGGGACGAATTATTTGTGAACAATTCTTCACGGTATCTAAATCCGTTTAGAGAGGAGGATTGGCCTAGGAATCTAAACTTGCGAATCGGTCCATCCCATGTTGATGAAAACAAGAAGATTGATCATGGAAGTAGTCAAGATGATGAATTGGATTTGGAGCTTCGATTAGGTCATGATCCgtag
- the LOC105803179 gene encoding bet1-like SNARE 1-1 isoform X1: MNPRRDMRNNRVALFDGIEEGGIRATSSYSHEIDEHDNERAMEGLQDRVNLLKRLSGDIHEEVDSHNRMLDRMGNDMDSSRGILSGTMDKFKMVFETKSSRRMFTLVASFVVIFLVIYYLTR; encoded by the exons ATGAATCCTAGACG GGACATGCGTAACAACAGAGTTGCCCTCTTTGATGGCATCGAGGAGGGCGGCATAAGGGCCACTTCTTCTTACTCGCATGAAATTGATGAGCATGATAATGAAAGAGCAATGGAAGGATTGCAGGATAGAGTCAATCTGCTGAAGAGG CTTTCAGGCGACATACATGAGGAGGTGGATAGCCACAATCGCATGCTTGATCGGATG GGAAATGATATGGATTCATCAAGAGGAATACTCTCAGGAACCATGGACAAGTTTAAGATG GTATTCGAGACCAAATCAAGCAGGAGAATGTTTACACTTGTGGCATCTTTTGTGGTTATTTTCCTTGTTATATACTATCTTACTAGGTAA
- the LOC105803182 gene encoding poly [ADP-ribose] polymerase 1 — protein MANPPKPWKAEYAKSARSSCKTCKSVINKEVFRLGKMVPATQFDGFMPMWNHADCILRKANQIKSTDDVEGIESLRWEDQQKIRNYVESGGPSNAKTVTPQAMEYAIEVSLASRATCKGCSQKIMKGEVRISSKPKGQGSKGLVWNHAKCFLDLSPTTEVEKLPGWEHIPSSDQASISALVKKVLAAKTGKGTDVPKEQQPQSTSTAGAKRKKDVGDDQKSKITKLEGEVSARGAGCTKNANDLTDKKPKDSDLETKLEAQAKELWALKDELKKHVTTAELREMLEANGQDATGSELDLRDRCADGMMFGALGKCPMCSGCLRFSGGKYRCHGYISAWSKCSYSTCEPERLKGKWKVPDETNNEFLSKWFKSQKIKKPARILPPPSASSSQAANGQSQTSNAESLANLKVSIVGLPKESLEEWKGKIKEAGGMVHAKIKTDTNCLVVSGDSEGHDAERRKARRMRLPIVREDYLVDCFKKQKKLPFDLYKVEAIGESSSMVTVKVKGRSAVHEASGLQDSCHILEDSGSIYNTTLNLSDLSTGVNSYYILQIIQEDKGSGCYVFRKWGRVGNEKIGRSKLEEMPKSDAISEFKRLFLEKTGNSWEAWEKKQNFQKQPGRFFPLDIDYGVNKQVSEKKHTDADSQLPPPLLELVKMLFNVETYRAAMMEFEINMSEMPLGKLSKSNIQKGFEALTEIQNLLNSDASDSSLKESLIIDASNRFFTVIPSIHPHVIRDEDDFKAKVKMLEALQDIEIASRLVGFDVDSDDSLDEKYKKLHCDITPLPHDSENFQLIEKYLLTTHAPTHTDWKLELEEVFSLEREGEFDKFAPYREKLSNRMLLWHGSRLTNFVGILSQGLRIAPPEAPATGYMFGKGVYFADLVSKSAQYCFTDRKNPVGLMLLSEVALGEVYELTKAKYIEKLPKGKHSTKGLGKKVPKKSDFVKWKDDIIVPCGKPVPSSVKESELMYNEYIVYNTSQVKMQFLLKVRFHHKR, from the exons ATGGCGAACCCACCAAAGCCATGGAAAGCGGAGTACGCCAAGTCCGCTCGATCATCTTGCAAAACTTGCAAGAGTGTTATCAACAAGGAGGTCTTCAGGCTAGGCAAAATGGTCCCAGCCACCCAGTTCGATGGCTTCATGCCC ATGTGGAACCATGCAGATTGTATACTAAGGAAAGCAAATCAGATAAAGTC tACTGATGATGTTGAAGGCATAGAATCCCTTCGATGGGAGGACCAACAAAAAATCAGGAACTACGTGGAATCAGGTGGACCTTCAAATGCAAAAACTGTCACTCCTCAAGCCATGGAATATGCTATTGAAGTTTCACTAGCTTCTCGAGCCACTTGCAAGGGTTGCTCCCAGAAGATTATGAAAGGAGAG GTTCGAATATCTTCCAAGCCTAAGGGTCAAGGATCTAAGGGATTGGTGTGGAACCATGCCAAGTGTTTTTTGGATTTGTCTCCAACTACTGAAGTGGAAAAGTTGCCTGGATGGGAACACATTCCATCTTCTGATCAGGCATCTATTTCTGCATTGGTTAAGAAGGTTCTTGCTGCTAAGACAG GCAAAGGAACTGATGTACCAAAGGAGCAACAGCCACAATCAACCTCCACAGCTGGTGCAAAACGTAAGAAGGATGTTGGTGAtgatcaaaaatcaaaaatcaccAAGTTGGAAGGAGAAGTGTCTGCACGTGGGGCTGGGTGTACAAAGAATGCCAATGACTTGACGGACAAAAAGCCAAAAGATTCTGATCTGGAAACGAAACTGGAGGCCCAGGCTAAAGAACTGTGGGCTTTGAAGGATGAGTTGAAGAAACATGTTACAACAGCAGAACTGCGTGAAATGCTTGAGGCCAATGGTCAAGATGCAACAGGATCAGAACTTGATTTGCGTGACCGCTG TGCTGATGGGATGATGTTTGGAGCACTTGGTAAATGCCCAATGTGTTCTGGTTGTCTTCGCTTTTCTGGAGGCAAATATCGCTGCCATGGCTACATTTCGGCATGGAGCAAGTGTTCTTACTCTACTTGTGAACCTGAGCGTCTTAAAGGGAAATGGAAAGTACCAGATGAAACAAATAATGAATTTCTTAGCAAG TGgtttaaatcacaaaaaattaaaaaacctgCTCGCATCCTGCCTCCACCTTCTGCTTCTTCAAGTCAAGCTGCTAATGGCCAATCTCAAACTTCAAATGCTGAAAGCTTGGcaaatttgaaagtttccattgttggATTGCCTAAGGAGTCTTTG GAAGAGTGGAAGGGAAAAATCAAGGAAGCAGGTGGTATGGTTCATGCCAAGATCAAGACTG ATACAAATTGCTTGGTTGTGAGTGGGGACTCGGAAGGTCATGATGCTGAAAGGAGGAAGGCAAG GAGAATGAGATTGCCAATTGTTAGGGAGGACTATCTTGTTGATTGTTTTAAAAAACAGAAGAAGCTTCCTTTTGATTTGTACAAAGTTGAAGCCATCGGTGAGTCCTCTAGCATGGTCACTGTCAAAGTAAAAGGACGAAGTGCTGTGCATGAAGCCTCTGGTCTGCAAGATTCATGTCATATACTTGAGGACAGTGGAAGTATATATAACACAACTCTGAACTTGTCTGACTTATCAACCGGTGTTAACAG TTACTACATCCTCCAAATAATCCAAGAAGATAAAGGGTCAGGTTGTTATGTATTCCGTAAATGGGGTCGTGTTGGGAATGAAAAAATTGGCAGAAGCAAATTGGAAGAGATGCCAAAATCAGATGCAATCTCTGAATTCAAACGTTTATTTCTCGAGAAAACTGGGAACTCATGGGAGGCAtgggaaaagaaacaaaatttccAGAAACAGCCTGGCAGATTTTTCCCATTGGATATT GACTATGGAGTTAACAAACAGGTGTCAGAAAAGAAGCACACTGATGCAGATAGTCAACTTCCTCCTCCCTTACTTGAATTGGTGAAGATGCTTTTTAATGTGGAAACATACAG GGCCGCAATGATGGAGTTTGAGATTAATATGTCGGAAATGCCTCTTGGAAAGCTGAGCAAAAGCAATATTCAGAAAG GTTTTGAGGCATTAACAGAGATACAAAATCTATTGAATAGTGATGCTTCTGATTCTTCTCTCAAAGAAAGCTTGATTATTGATGCCAGCAATAGATTTTTTACTGTTATTCCTTCTATCCATCCACATGTCATAAGGGATGAAGATGATTTTAAGGCAAAG GTGAAAATGTTGGAAGCTCTTCAAGACATTGAAATAGCCTCAAGACTAGTAGGTTTTGATGTTGACAGTGATGACTCCCTTgatgaaaaatataagaaaCTCCATTGTGATATTACTCCCCTTCCTCATGATAGTGAAAATTTTCAGTTGATTGAGAAATATCTCCTTACCACTCATGCCCCTACTCATACT GATTGGAAGCTTGAATTGGAAGAAGTATTCTCACTTGAAAGAGAAGGAGAATTTGATAAGTTTGCTCCTTACAGAGAAAAGCTTAGTAACAGAATGCTTCTCTGGCATG GTTCTCGGTTGACAAATTTTGTAGGGATACTTAGCCAGGGACTAAGAATAGCTCCTCCAGAAGCTCCAGCGACTGGCTATATG TTTGGCAAGGGGGTCTATTTTGCTGATTTGGTCAGTAAGAGTGCTCAGTATTGCTTTACTGATAGGAAAAATCCTGTGGGCCTCATGCTTCTCAGTGAAGTTGCTTTAGGGGAGGTCTATGAACTAACAAAGGCCAAG TATATAGAAAAACTACCAAAAGGAAAGCACTCTACCAAAGGGCTCGGAAAGAAAGTACCTAAGAAGTCTGACTTTGTAAAGTGGAAGGATGACATTATTGTTCCTTGTGGCAAACCGGTTCCATCCAGTGTGAAGGAATCTGAGCTGATGTATAATGAATACATTGTTTATAACACTTCTCAA GTTAAGATGCAGTTCCTGTTGAAAGTGAGGTTTCATCACAAGAGGTGA
- the LOC105803179 gene encoding bet1-like SNARE 1-1 isoform X2, whose protein sequence is MRNNRVALFDGIEEGGIRATSSYSHEIDEHDNERAMEGLQDRVNLLKRLSGDIHEEVDSHNRMLDRMGNDMDSSRGILSGTMDKFKMVFETKSSRRMFTLVASFVVIFLVIYYLTR, encoded by the exons ATGCGTAACAACAGAGTTGCCCTCTTTGATGGCATCGAGGAGGGCGGCATAAGGGCCACTTCTTCTTACTCGCATGAAATTGATGAGCATGATAATGAAAGAGCAATGGAAGGATTGCAGGATAGAGTCAATCTGCTGAAGAGG CTTTCAGGCGACATACATGAGGAGGTGGATAGCCACAATCGCATGCTTGATCGGATG GGAAATGATATGGATTCATCAAGAGGAATACTCTCAGGAACCATGGACAAGTTTAAGATG GTATTCGAGACCAAATCAAGCAGGAGAATGTTTACACTTGTGGCATCTTTTGTGGTTATTTTCCTTGTTATATACTATCTTACTAGGTAA